The proteins below come from a single Garra rufa chromosome 3, GarRuf1.0, whole genome shotgun sequence genomic window:
- the LOC141331060 gene encoding USP6 N-terminal-like protein: MKKDIEVLIAEERAEIISKYKKGRDAGVQIDPWEDADYSIYRVTDRFGFLHEEELPTPSAIEEKQKQVEIERVQKWLKMLKNWSKYRNSERMTKRVFKGIPLQLRGQAWALLLDVEKVKSDNAGKYERMKEQAQLYSSEIKQIDLDINRTFRNHIMFMDRFGVKQQSLFHVLSAYSVYNTEVSYCQGMSQIAAILLMFMNEEDAFWALSQLLTNQKHGMHGFFVPGFPKLQRFQNHHDQILSKLLPKLKKHLDKEQMFSGIYSTKWFLQCFIDRTPFTLTLRLWDIFILEGEKVLTAMAYTILQLHKKRLLKMSLEDLREFLQEKIGESIYLNDDLVIEQLKVSMSELRKMKLDFPPPAKPDEFPRKPLGLELPVVLTPVKRPKPCPSEDTPNKAQLIKRPPASLHISLQQESIMLDDSPSQEKKPYKDGGTGSMSPLPSPDPVLVHSQIPLTPDGMIGAPEDGGEWPPPYEPPIPVLNETQNQRELFDTTPAPNVDNKKPSQTSQNLEQDASETAGGSVEGGLPSDNFKSVSMHPSGISSLENCEGQVGEDESQNMDNFSVSPKISSTACELSQLPAKRIPTVHSDPLFQHSPHSSQHLPKSETF, encoded by the exons ATGAAGAAGGACATAGAGGTGCTGATAGCAGAGGAACGTGCTGAGATCATCTCTAAATATAAAAAG GGTAGAGACGCAGGAGTGCAGATCGACCCTTGGGAGGATGCAGACTACAGCATATACAGAGTCACAGATCGCTTTGGATTTCTTCA TGAAGAAGAATTACCCACACCCAGTGCAATTGAGGAGAAG CAAAAGCAGGTGGAGATTGAGAGGGTGCAGAAATGGTTGAAAATGCTGAAGAACTGGAGCAAGTACAGGAACAGTGAACGG ATGACGAAGAGGGTATTTAAAGGCATCCCACTACAGCTGAGAGGGCAGGCCTGGGCCCTGCTACTGGATGTTGAGAAAGTCAAGAGCGACAATGCGGGAAAATATGAG AGGATGAAGGAGCAAGCCCAGCTGTACTCTTCAGAAATCAAACAGATTGACCTTGATATTAACAGAACTTTTCGAAACCACATCATGTTTATGGATCGATTTGGTGTAAA GCAACAGTCTTTGTTCCATGTGCTCTCTGCATACTCTGTTTACAATACA GAAGTGAGTTACTGCCAGGGCATGAGTCAGATTGCTGCCATTCTGTTAATGTTCATGAATGAAGAAGATGCATTCTGGGCTTTGTCACAGCTCTTAACCAATCAGAAGCATGGAATGCATG GGTTCTTTGTTCCTGGATTTCCCAAACTTCAGCGTTTCCAAAACCACCATGACCAGATTCTCTCCAAACTTTTACCCAAACTAAAGAAGCATTTG GATAAGGAGCAGATGTTCAGTGGGATTTACAGCACTAAATGGTTCCTCCAGTGTTTTATTGACAGG ACCCCGTTCACTCTGACCTTACGTCTATGGGACATCTTCATCCTAGAGGGTGAGAAAGTTCTGACAGCCATGGCTTACACCATCCTTCAGCTCCACAAAA AACGGTTGCTTAAGATGTCTCTGGAGGACCTGAGAGAGTTCCTGCAGGAGAAGATAGGAGAGTCCATCTACCTCAACGATGACCTTGTTATAGAGCAGCTTAAAGTGTCCATGTCTGAACTTCGCAAAATGAAGCTTGACTTCCCACCACCAG CTAAGCCTGATGAGTTTCCACGGAAGCCTCTGGGTCTGGAGCTGCCCGTTGTTCTGACTCCGGTCAAACGCCCCAAACCGTGCCCCTCAGAAGATACGCCCAACAAAGCCCAGCTCATCAAACGGCCACCTGCCTCTCTGCACATCTCTCTACAGCAGGAGTCCATCATGCTGGATGACAGCCCTTCACAGGAAAAGAAGCCTTACAAAGATGGAGGGACCGGCAGCATGTCTCCCCTCCCCTCACCCGACCCCGTCCTAGTGCACAGCCAGATTCCCCTTACTCCAGACGGAATGATAGGAGCCCCTGAGGACGGCGGGGAATGGCCTCCTCCATACGAACCTCCTATACCTGTGCTTAATGAGACCCAAAACCAACGGGAGCTGTTTGACACGACTCCAGCTCCGAATGTGGATAATAAAAAGCCTTCACAAACATCTCAGAACTTGGAGCAGGACGCTTCAGAGACAGCAGGGGGCAGTGTGGAGGGTGGTTTACCCTCAGACAATTTCAAATCCGTTTCCATGCATCCTTCTGGCATTTCCAGTTTGGAAAATTGTGAGGGACAGGTAGGGGAAGATGAAAGTCAGAATATGGATAATTTTTCAGTATCACCTAAGATTTCCTCAACAGCCTGCGAGCTGTCACAGTTACCTGCCAAACGAATCCCCACAGTCCATTCAGACCCACTATTTCAGCACTCGCCTCATTCCAGCCAACACCTGCCCAAATCAGAGACATTTTAA